One Nocardia sp. BMG111209 DNA segment encodes these proteins:
- a CDS encoding MBL fold metallo-hydrolase — protein MTDTSTTAFELLHIGGPTVRIRYGGLTWLSDPTFDAPRDYPGPVTLHKLEGPAIPAEQVGPVDVVLLSHDQHADNLDVSGREFLTAATTTLSTPEAAGRLEGVRGLAEWETVRIAEVTVTAVPALHGPEGAEEFSGTVTGFVLRADGLPTVYVSGDNASVDYVRRIVERIGSIDIAVLHVGAANVGRFGDIDVTLNARTALEAAGELGDAVIIPVHAEGWAHFSETLEHLARTFGYGGRTAQLRIPTAGVPLTV, from the coding sequence ATGACCGACACCTCCACCACCGCATTCGAACTGCTGCACATCGGCGGCCCGACCGTCCGCATCCGCTACGGCGGCCTGACCTGGCTCAGCGACCCGACCTTCGACGCGCCGCGCGACTATCCCGGTCCGGTCACACTGCACAAACTCGAGGGCCCGGCGATCCCGGCCGAACAGGTCGGCCCGGTGGACGTGGTGCTGCTGTCCCACGATCAGCACGCCGACAACCTCGATGTCTCCGGCCGCGAATTCCTCACCGCGGCCACCACCACGCTGTCCACGCCGGAGGCGGCCGGACGGCTGGAAGGCGTTCGGGGACTGGCGGAATGGGAGACGGTCCGGATCGCCGAGGTGACCGTCACCGCGGTTCCGGCCCTGCACGGCCCCGAGGGTGCGGAGGAATTCTCCGGCACCGTCACCGGATTCGTGCTGCGGGCGGACGGGCTGCCTACGGTCTACGTCTCCGGTGACAACGCGTCGGTGGACTACGTGCGGCGCATCGTCGAGCGCATCGGCTCGATCGATATCGCGGTCCTGCACGTCGGCGCGGCGAATGTCGGCCGGTTCGGCGACATCGACGTCACCCTCAACGCGCGGACGGCGCTGGAGGCCGCCGGGGAACTCGGTGACGCGGTGATCATCCCGGTGCACGCCGAGGGCTGGGCCCATTTCTCCGAAACGCTGGAGCATCTCGCGCGCACCTTCGGCTACGGCGGCCGCACCGCGCAACTGCGCATCCCCACCGCGGGCGTGCCGCTGACGGTGTGA
- the ald gene encoding alanine dehydrogenase: MRIGVPREIKEQEARVALTPAGVGELVRHGHEVVVEAGAGIGSAFTDADYLTAGARTLSTADEVWQTAELILKVKEPVAPEYSRMRPDLVLFTYLHLAASRACTEAVLASGVTAVAYETVRGPDGSLPLLAPMSEVAGKLGSQVGAYHLMSPNGGAGVLLGGVPGVRPANVVVIGGGVAGSNAAAVAAGMGARVTVLDTSLPVLRRLDARFAGRVVTIGANAAEIERAVLAADLVIGSVLVPGARAPQLVPDTLVARMRPGSVLVDIAIDQGGCFQSSVPTTHANPTFRVADSLFYCVANMPGAVPHTATVALTNATLPYVRTIADHGWRAACRADPGLARGLTADAGQLLSAEVAAAHGLAAGTEEGLDAVAG; the protein is encoded by the coding sequence ATGAGAATCGGCGTTCCGCGAGAGATCAAGGAGCAGGAGGCCCGGGTGGCGCTGACCCCGGCCGGCGTCGGGGAACTCGTCCGGCACGGGCACGAGGTGGTGGTCGAGGCCGGCGCCGGCATCGGATCCGCGTTCACCGATGCCGACTACCTCACCGCCGGGGCCCGCACCCTGTCCACCGCCGACGAGGTCTGGCAGACCGCCGAACTGATCCTGAAGGTGAAAGAGCCTGTCGCACCGGAATATTCACGGATGCGGCCGGACCTGGTGCTGTTCACCTATCTGCATCTGGCGGCCTCCCGGGCCTGCACCGAGGCCGTCCTCGCGTCCGGTGTCACCGCCGTCGCCTACGAGACGGTGCGCGGCCCGGACGGCTCGCTGCCGTTGCTGGCGCCGATGAGCGAGGTGGCCGGCAAACTCGGCAGCCAGGTCGGCGCCTATCACCTGATGTCGCCCAACGGCGGCGCGGGCGTACTGCTCGGCGGGGTGCCGGGGGTGCGGCCGGCGAATGTGGTGGTGATCGGCGGCGGCGTCGCCGGATCCAACGCCGCGGCCGTGGCGGCCGGGATGGGCGCGCGGGTGACCGTGCTGGACACCAGCCTGCCGGTGCTGCGCCGGCTCGACGCCCGCTTCGCCGGCCGGGTCGTCACCATCGGCGCCAACGCCGCGGAGATCGAAAGGGCCGTGCTCGCAGCGGATCTGGTGATCGGCTCGGTGCTGGTCCCGGGCGCGCGGGCGCCGCAACTGGTGCCCGACACCCTGGTCGCGCGGATGCGGCCGGGGTCGGTGCTGGTCGACATCGCGATCGACCAGGGCGGCTGCTTCCAGAGCTCGGTGCCGACCACGCACGCGAATCCGACCTTCCGCGTGGCGGATTCGCTGTTCTACTGTGTCGCCAACATGCCCGGTGCGGTACCGCACACCGCGACCGTGGCGCTCACCAACGCCACGCTGCCGTATGTGCGCACCATCGCCGATCACGGCTGGCGGGCGGCCTGCCGCGCCGATCCGGGCCTGGCCCGCGGCCTGACCGCCGATGCGGGACAACTGCTCTCGGCGGAGGTGGCCGCGGCCCACGGTCTGGCCGCCGGTACCGAGGAGGGGCTCGACGCGGTCGCCGGCTGA
- the sigJ gene encoding RNA polymerase sigma factor SigJ, with protein sequence MAVTEPIAGDIDRVELARRFEDQRPYLRRLAYSTLGSLSDADDVVQEAWLRLQRWHDNGAEGRIDNLRAWLSTVTGRLALDQLGSARARREQYVGEWLPEPEVTSWDDPADRITQDERVTTALLMVLESLSPAERTAFVLQDVFGMSGPEVAEVVGRTPAAVRQLASRARRHVEEGTPRFPAGRDEHEKVVSAFALAWRSGDLSALLGVLDENVVLTADGGGKVPAIRRPVNGAELVAKLFFGWYRAGNDASGRNVLVNGKPGLVVFDGAYLGVMSFTVDAGRVSAIQIVRNPDKLRALPAEWEPDWYL encoded by the coding sequence ATGGCCGTGACCGAGCCGATAGCGGGTGACATCGATCGCGTGGAGCTGGCGCGCCGATTCGAGGATCAGCGTCCGTATCTGCGCCGGCTGGCCTACAGCACGCTGGGCAGCCTCAGCGATGCCGACGACGTGGTGCAGGAGGCGTGGCTGCGGCTGCAACGCTGGCACGACAACGGCGCCGAGGGCCGGATCGACAATCTGCGGGCCTGGCTCAGCACCGTCACCGGCCGCCTGGCGCTGGATCAGCTGGGTTCCGCGCGGGCCCGCCGCGAACAGTACGTCGGCGAATGGCTGCCCGAACCGGAGGTGACCTCGTGGGACGATCCGGCCGACCGGATCACCCAGGACGAGCGGGTGACGACCGCGCTGCTCATGGTGCTGGAATCGCTGTCGCCGGCCGAGCGCACCGCATTCGTCCTGCAGGACGTGTTCGGGATGTCGGGTCCGGAGGTGGCCGAGGTGGTCGGCCGCACCCCGGCCGCGGTGCGGCAGCTGGCCTCGCGCGCCCGCAGACATGTGGAGGAGGGCACCCCACGGTTCCCGGCCGGTCGCGACGAACACGAGAAGGTGGTGTCCGCGTTCGCGCTGGCCTGGCGGTCCGGTGATCTGTCCGCGCTGCTCGGCGTGCTGGACGAGAACGTCGTCCTGACCGCCGACGGCGGCGGGAAGGTGCCCGCGATCCGGCGGCCGGTCAACGGCGCCGAACTGGTCGCGAAGCTGTTCTTCGGCTGGTATCGGGCGGGCAACGACGCCTCCGGCCGCAACGTGCTGGTCAACGGCAAGCCCGGCCTGGTGGTGTTCGACGGCGCCTACCTCGGGGTGATGTCGTTCACCGTCGACGCCGGACGGGTCAGCGCGATCCAGATCGTGCGCAATCCGGACAAACTCCGTGCGCTGCCGGCGGAATGGGAGCCGGACTGGTATCTGTGA
- a CDS encoding GAF domain-containing protein: protein MWYLIDAARPDRVVRHTPGEGPARERSLQRAVRPGFLTALAEVAVAEAVDSGRSCARRALIRGESFDVVAAPIAGYGGVVAAVRLWVGAAGTPREDPPPADVFLWHGSHWTLRSSGNGGAVLPAGHPLLHGAWFLSRVLECEGRDRLIAAALAPEPGAVWEGPMRVLTADGGIARIYGWFRYHAPDRLRGLLLRVEAGHEPDLAVPAHHHDTTATLLGGTTALIDLRNMQIIEWLTPPLPGIAWRHHPASRGTEPPGGSDHNLLNSHVVHPDDREDYLRVIVELAESRQDSGHAVVRLLTVEGGWVPVELYAVRHAGAPDRFLSCLIQPVDGVGRP from the coding sequence GTGTGGTATCTGATCGACGCCGCGCGCCCCGATCGGGTCGTCCGGCACACCCCGGGCGAGGGTCCGGCGCGGGAACGGTCGCTGCAACGGGCGGTCCGCCCCGGTTTCCTCACCGCACTGGCCGAGGTCGCCGTGGCCGAGGCGGTGGATTCCGGCCGGAGCTGTGCGCGCCGGGCGCTGATCCGCGGCGAGAGTTTCGATGTCGTCGCGGCGCCGATCGCCGGGTACGGGGGTGTGGTGGCGGCCGTGCGGCTGTGGGTCGGCGCGGCCGGCACCCCGCGCGAGGATCCGCCGCCGGCGGACGTCTTCCTCTGGCACGGCAGCCACTGGACCCTGCGCAGCAGCGGGAACGGCGGCGCGGTCCTGCCCGCCGGCCATCCACTGCTGCACGGTGCCTGGTTCCTGTCCCGGGTGCTGGAGTGCGAGGGCCGGGATCGGCTGATCGCGGCGGCGCTCGCGCCCGAACCGGGGGCCGTCTGGGAGGGGCCGATGCGGGTGCTGACCGCCGACGGCGGCATCGCCCGGATCTACGGCTGGTTCCGCTATCACGCACCCGATCGGCTGCGGGGACTGCTGCTGCGGGTGGAGGCCGGGCACGAACCGGATCTCGCGGTGCCCGCTCATCACCACGACACCACCGCGACGCTGCTCGGCGGTACCACCGCGCTGATCGATCTGCGCAATATGCAGATCATCGAATGGCTGACCCCGCCGCTGCCCGGGATCGCCTGGCGGCACCATCCGGCCTCGCGCGGCACCGAACCGCCGGGCGGATCCGACCACAACCTGCTGAACAGCCATGTCGTCCATCCGGACGATCGCGAGGACTACCTGCGGGTGATCGTCGAACTGGCCGAGAGCCGGCAGGACTCCGGCCACGCGGTGGTGCGGCTGCTGACCGTCGAGGGTGGCTGGGTACCGGTCGAGCTGTACGCCGTCCGGCACGCCGGTGCGCCCGATCGGTTCCTGAGCTGCCTCATCCAGCCCGTCGACGGTGTCGGGCGGCCCTGA
- a CDS encoding AMP-binding protein has translation MGEHPAPVVRCGNRIRRHSEVHDRAGRLAAALAAAGAGRGARVALLLRNDIEFLEASLAVAATGANPVPINTAWRAPEVAHVLADSGPLLIIAHTEFVGVVEDALDIAGGTTEVVEAAMPPELLAEAGLDAALARPTGRHRLLEDLIAGHPQPLGQVEGAIADSMGLIYTSGTTGRPKGVLRERLTAEQLLSIAGATATRMGLTPQAEVLVAGPLYHTSPNAVAVLALRIGASITVMPRFDPRRFLDHVQRYRITQAKVVPTMLSRLLSLPAEVRAGYDVSSLTHLIHSSAPCPPTVKRAAIDWFGSAVREFYGCTEAGTVTWIDADEWLSHPGSVGRPADGSAAVVADAAGEPLPPGQIGDVHVRGADYWPGFHYLHHTGGPDGPLPGLLSVGDTGFLDEDGYLYLTGRSAEIIIRGGVNIHPAEIEHALMAIPEVEDVAVFGIPDDDLGETVAAHIVPRPGATLTPADIGPALRDRLAKFKHPTTIRITASLPRDDAGKLRKQTLRAEYAPAPGPDR, from the coding sequence ATGGGCGAGCATCCGGCACCGGTTGTGCGGTGCGGCAACCGGATTCGGCGGCATTCCGAGGTACACGACCGGGCGGGACGGCTGGCGGCGGCGCTCGCGGCGGCCGGGGCCGGGCGCGGCGCGCGGGTCGCGCTGTTGCTGCGCAACGACATCGAGTTCCTGGAGGCGTCGCTGGCCGTGGCCGCCACCGGCGCCAATCCGGTCCCGATCAACACCGCCTGGCGCGCACCGGAGGTCGCGCACGTCCTCGCCGACAGCGGTCCGCTGCTGATCATCGCGCACACCGAATTCGTCGGCGTGGTCGAAGACGCGCTCGATATCGCGGGCGGCACAACCGAAGTCGTGGAGGCGGCGATGCCGCCGGAACTGCTCGCCGAGGCCGGTCTCGACGCCGCGCTCGCCCGGCCCACCGGCCGGCACCGCCTGCTCGAGGATCTGATCGCCGGTCACCCGCAACCGCTGGGGCAGGTCGAGGGCGCGATCGCCGACTCGATGGGCCTCATCTACACCTCCGGCACCACCGGCCGGCCGAAAGGCGTACTGCGCGAACGGCTCACCGCCGAGCAGTTGCTGTCCATCGCCGGCGCGACCGCCACCCGGATGGGCCTGACCCCGCAGGCCGAGGTCCTGGTGGCCGGGCCGCTGTACCACACCAGCCCGAATGCGGTGGCGGTGCTGGCACTCCGGATCGGCGCCTCGATCACCGTGATGCCGCGGTTCGATCCGCGGCGCTTCCTCGACCACGTGCAGCGGTACCGGATCACCCAGGCGAAGGTCGTGCCGACCATGCTGTCGCGGCTGCTGTCGCTGCCGGCCGAGGTGCGCGCGGGCTACGACGTGTCGTCCCTGACCCATCTGATCCACTCGTCGGCGCCGTGCCCGCCCACGGTGAAACGCGCCGCGATCGACTGGTTCGGGTCCGCGGTGCGCGAATTCTACGGCTGCACCGAGGCGGGCACGGTCACCTGGATCGACGCCGACGAATGGCTGTCCCACCCGGGCAGTGTCGGGCGACCCGCCGACGGTTCGGCGGCGGTGGTCGCCGACGCGGCCGGAGAACCGTTGCCGCCCGGGCAGATCGGCGACGTCCACGTGCGCGGGGCCGACTACTGGCCCGGTTTCCACTATCTGCACCACACCGGCGGGCCGGACGGCCCGTTGCCGGGCCTGCTGTCCGTCGGCGACACCGGCTTCCTCGACGAGGACGGATACCTCTATCTCACCGGCAGATCCGCGGAGATCATCATCCGCGGCGGGGTGAACATCCACCCCGCGGAGATCGAGCACGCCCTGATGGCGATCCCGGAGGTGGAGGATGTCGCGGTCTTCGGCATCCCCGACGACGATCTCGGCGAAACCGTTGCCGCGCACATCGTCCCGCGGCCCGGCGCCACCCTGACCCCGGCCGACATCGGCCCGGCGCTGCGCGATCGGCTCGCGAAGTTCAAACATCCCACCACGATTCGCATCACCGCGAGCCTGCCCCGCGACGACGCCGGCAAACTGCGCAAACAGACGCTGCGCGCCGAGTACGCTCCCGCACCCGGTCCGGATCGGTGA
- a CDS encoding gamma carbonic anhydrase family protein → MKIRLGEFEPQIDETAWLAPNATVIGRVRVGAEAGIWYGAVVRADVEDVTIGARTNIQDGCALHADPGFPLTLGAGVSVGHNAILHGCTIEDNVLIGMGATVLNGAVVGTGSLIAANALIPEGAQIPPGSLVAGVPGKVRRELGPAEIDRIRLNATVYVQNIGVHRGAEVV, encoded by the coding sequence ATGAAGATCAGACTGGGTGAATTCGAGCCGCAGATCGACGAGACGGCGTGGCTGGCGCCGAACGCGACCGTGATCGGCCGGGTGCGCGTGGGCGCGGAGGCCGGCATCTGGTACGGCGCGGTGGTCCGCGCGGACGTCGAGGACGTCACGATCGGCGCCCGCACCAACATCCAGGACGGCTGCGCGCTGCACGCCGATCCCGGATTCCCGCTCACCCTCGGCGCCGGAGTGTCGGTCGGGCACAACGCGATCCTGCACGGCTGCACGATCGAGGACAACGTGCTGATCGGCATGGGCGCGACGGTGCTCAACGGTGCGGTCGTCGGGACCGGCAGCCTGATCGCCGCCAACGCGCTGATCCCGGAGGGTGCGCAGATCCCCCCGGGCTCGCTGGTGGCCGGGGTGCCGGGCAAGGTCCGCCGCGAACTGGGCCCCGCCGAGATCGATCGCATCCGGCTCAACGCCACCGTCTACGTGCAGAACATCGGCGTGCACCGGGGCGCCGAGGTGGTGTGA
- a CDS encoding TetR/AcrR family transcriptional regulator, giving the protein MPTVPSILARILEKPRADGEQLLESALSAFLDFGIKRTSMGEIARRAGISPATLYRRFESKNDLVEAVGVREAQRFVAAIEERAARITGGSGVDELVEIFASFTTLLARNELLQRLLRTEPELILPRLTVDGGPVLEVGRIYLAEKLRGLRQSDTTLDFDPDLVAEVLARLAQSLMLTPEGRIPLRDESAAREFARRTLLPMVGVRSA; this is encoded by the coding sequence ATGCCCACCGTTCCATCCATCCTGGCTCGCATCCTGGAGAAACCGCGGGCCGACGGCGAACAACTGCTGGAGAGCGCGCTGTCGGCATTCCTGGACTTCGGGATCAAGCGCACCAGTATGGGTGAGATCGCGCGCCGCGCCGGTATCAGTCCCGCCACCCTGTACCGGCGGTTCGAATCGAAGAACGACCTGGTCGAGGCGGTCGGGGTGCGGGAGGCGCAGCGCTTCGTCGCCGCGATCGAGGAACGGGCGGCCCGCATCACCGGCGGTTCCGGCGTCGACGAACTGGTCGAGATCTTCGCATCCTTCACCACGCTGCTCGCCCGCAACGAACTGCTGCAACGACTGCTGCGCACCGAGCCCGAACTGATCCTGCCGCGGCTGACCGTCGACGGCGGCCCGGTCCTCGAGGTCGGCCGCATCTACCTCGCCGAGAAACTGCGCGGACTCCGGCAATCCGATACCACCCTGGATTTCGACCCCGATCTGGTCGCCGAGGTGCTGGCGCGCCTGGCGCAATCGCTGATGCTGACCCCCGAGGGCCGGATCCCGCTGCGCGACGAATCCGCCGCCCGCGAATTCGCCCGCCGCACACTGCTTCCCATGGTCGGCGTGCGCTCGGCCTGA
- a CDS encoding Eco57I restriction-modification methylase domain-containing protein — MDGWGGPAIDRRAGREPGGAGARKRHGRHYTPDRLARFLADRLLEHLTPGDTLRILDPACGDGELLLALRDAAAQRFPGLPVRATGHDLDPAAVRVARERAAGLDVTWRVGDFLCAAEELADGQFDVVITNPPYVRTQQLGAQTARLLRNRFGLAGRIDLTHPFVASVPRLLRPGGVLGLLCANRFLTTKAGANLRALLCRDLIPVELYDLGDTKLFEAAVLPAVTIAVRPLPGAGGPVTCRYVAAYETPAAGAAGPGPNSAAGAADPVPGPAPAAACAATRPPVAAADDLFAALNAECDTVVRHDGRSIAVRVGTLDCGAAGSVAAERVVPSGGPATVPWRMSQPETDAWLRRIAAGTWRSFGELARIRVGIKTTADRVFISDRWHESHPEPEAELLFDLLTHHDLTPWRITRGRPTRVLYPYDVTRSRRTPVDLSEYPGAAAYLAAHKDLLAARDYLVGGGREWFEIWVPQRPHLWRLPKLVFPDISVAPRFALDRSGAIVNGDCYWISLADLPGSAAEVDRLGYLLMGVANSAVGLRFYDAVCGNRLYSGRRRWITQYVTRLPVPDPCTPAAEALTVLVRDLADGTISDPGPLDELVAAAFGLPG, encoded by the coding sequence ATGGATGGCTGGGGCGGGCCAGCAATCGACCGGCGGGCGGGCAGGGAGCCCGGCGGGGCCGGTGCGCGCAAACGGCACGGCCGGCACTACACCCCGGACCGGCTCGCGCGATTCCTGGCCGATCGGCTGCTGGAACATCTGACCCCGGGCGATACGCTGCGCATCCTGGATCCGGCCTGTGGTGACGGCGAACTGCTGCTGGCGTTGCGAGACGCTGCGGCGCAACGATTTCCGGGCCTGCCGGTCCGGGCCACCGGTCACGATCTGGATCCGGCGGCGGTGCGGGTGGCGCGGGAGCGGGCCGCGGGCCTGGACGTGACCTGGCGGGTCGGCGATTTCCTCTGCGCGGCCGAGGAATTGGCGGACGGGCAGTTCGACGTGGTGATCACCAATCCGCCGTACGTGCGCACCCAGCAGCTGGGTGCGCAGACGGCGCGGTTGCTGCGCAATCGGTTCGGGCTCGCGGGCCGGATCGATCTCACCCATCCCTTCGTGGCCAGTGTGCCGCGGTTGCTGCGGCCCGGCGGGGTGCTCGGATTGCTGTGCGCCAACCGGTTTCTCACCACCAAGGCCGGGGCGAATCTGCGCGCGTTGTTGTGCCGCGACCTGATTCCGGTGGAGCTCTACGATCTCGGCGACACCAAGCTGTTCGAGGCCGCGGTGCTGCCCGCGGTCACCATCGCCGTCCGCCCGCTGCCGGGGGCCGGTGGCCCTGTGACCTGCCGCTATGTCGCCGCGTACGAGACCCCGGCGGCGGGCGCCGCCGGCCCCGGTCCGAATTCGGCTGCCGGAGCGGCGGATCCGGTACCCGGGCCGGCCCCGGCCGCTGCGTGCGCCGCCACCCGGCCGCCGGTGGCCGCAGCGGATGATCTGTTCGCGGCGCTGAATGCCGAGTGCGACACCGTGGTCCGCCACGACGGCCGCAGCATCGCCGTCCGGGTGGGCACGCTGGACTGCGGGGCGGCGGGATCGGTTGCGGCCGAACGCGTCGTGCCGTCCGGCGGTCCGGCCACCGTCCCCTGGCGGATGTCGCAGCCGGAGACGGATGCCTGGCTCCGGCGGATCGCGGCGGGCACCTGGCGGAGTTTCGGTGAGCTGGCGCGGATCCGGGTGGGGATCAAGACCACCGCGGATCGGGTGTTCATCTCCGACCGGTGGCACGAGTCCCACCCGGAACCGGAGGCCGAGTTGCTGTTCGACCTGCTCACCCATCACGATCTGACCCCGTGGCGGATCACCCGCGGCCGGCCGACGCGGGTGCTCTATCCCTACGATGTGACCCGGTCCCGGCGCACTCCCGTCGATCTGTCCGAATATCCCGGCGCCGCCGCGTATCTGGCCGCGCACAAGGATCTGCTGGCCGCGCGCGACTACCTGGTGGGCGGGGGCCGGGAGTGGTTCGAGATCTGGGTGCCGCAGCGGCCGCATCTGTGGCGGCTGCCGAAACTGGTGTTCCCCGATATCAGTGTGGCGCCGCGGTTCGCGCTCGACCGCAGCGGCGCGATCGTCAACGGCGACTGCTACTGGATCTCGCTGGCGGATCTGCCCGGATCGGCGGCCGAGGTGGATCGGCTGGGGTATCTGCTGATGGGCGTGGCCAATTCGGCGGTGGGCCTGCGGTTCTACGATGCGGTCTGCGGCAACCGGCTGTACTCGGGCCGCCGGCGGTGGATCACCCAGTACGTGACGCGGCTGCCGGTGCCGGATCCGTGCACCCCGGCCGCCGAGGCGCTCACCGTCCTGGTCCGGGACCTGGCCGACGGTACGATATCCGATCCCGGCCCGCTCGACGAACTGGTCGCGGCCGCCTTCGGCCTGCCCGGCTGA
- a CDS encoding MspA family porin has translation MRGALSTAFVAFASVPMLIAAGGAAHADTQVALPDGHIELNTRDGLTIDVDRTGEHATISGSLADNPLSRNAWVSGVTSVHVTAPDGVKVTGGRIETGYLLGCQIDLGSGAHAEGSGDAAGQATNQGNGGPNGQGGPGGDQGGQGGDGNGGGDDSSGGDSAGASSSGHGSGGGYGGGGGGLSVGAGDLGVGVDGNGLSPYGDPNVSLHLKPGSVTTKQVQTYTFTGTDGITQYVDHALSIDGCAGAAEARAYTTVTVHDNVMDGSQTLWGRPFSIG, from the coding sequence ATGCGAGGTGCCTTGAGCACGGCGTTCGTGGCCTTCGCCAGCGTGCCGATGCTGATCGCCGCCGGGGGTGCGGCGCACGCCGACACCCAGGTCGCGCTGCCCGACGGCCATATCGAGCTGAACACCCGCGACGGGCTGACCATCGACGTGGACCGCACCGGGGAGCACGCGACGATCTCCGGCTCGCTCGCCGACAATCCGTTGTCGCGCAACGCCTGGGTCTCCGGCGTGACGTCGGTGCATGTGACGGCGCCGGACGGGGTCAAGGTGACCGGCGGCCGGATCGAGACCGGATATCTGCTCGGCTGCCAGATCGACCTGGGCAGCGGCGCGCACGCCGAGGGCAGCGGCGATGCCGCGGGCCAGGCCACGAACCAGGGCAACGGCGGTCCGAACGGCCAGGGCGGTCCGGGCGGCGACCAGGGCGGCCAGGGCGGCGACGGCAACGGTGGTGGCGACGACAGCAGCGGCGGCGACTCCGCGGGTGCCAGCAGTTCCGGCCACGGCAGCGGCGGCGGTTACGGCGGTGGCGGCGGCGGACTGTCGGTCGGTGCGGGCGATCTCGGCGTCGGCGTCGACGGCAACGGGCTCTCGCCGTACGGGGATCCGAACGTGTCGCTGCATCTGAAGCCGGGTTCGGTCACCACCAAACAGGTGCAGACCTACACCTTCACCGGTACCGACGGCATCACCCAGTACGTGGACCACGCGCTGTCGATCGACGGCTGCGCCGGCGCCGCGGAGGCCCGCGCCTACACGACCGTGACCGTCCACGACAACGTCATGGACGGTTCGCAGACGTTGTGGGGCAGGCCCTTCAGCATCGGCTGA
- a CDS encoding MspA family porin, translating into MKVNESGGRRAAGAGLGFAAMLLGCAVATVVDSPVARADTYVPLPDGEQSLTTATGVQVDLTRSGEHAVVSPSIASNGLSRTASMSATVFATIDGATSGNLVTGYVVGCQVDLSGGVSLGGDIYISPNSAYPEIYPNINLVPGGVATVKFDTKKLDPTAGAVGIAYSDRAVQVSGCAGYAQARAFSTLTVKNDRGSAEVTLYGQPFSIG; encoded by the coding sequence ATGAAGGTAAATGAGTCCGGCGGCCGCAGGGCCGCCGGCGCGGGGCTGGGGTTTGCCGCGATGCTGCTCGGATGCGCGGTGGCCACGGTGGTCGATTCACCGGTGGCGCGGGCCGATACCTATGTGCCGCTGCCGGACGGGGAGCAGTCCCTGACCACTGCGACGGGGGTCCAGGTCGATCTGACCCGCTCCGGCGAACATGCGGTTGTCTCGCCGTCGATCGCGTCCAACGGGCTGTCCCGGACGGCGAGCATGTCGGCCACGGTGTTCGCGACCATCGACGGCGCGACCTCGGGCAATCTCGTGACCGGGTATGTGGTGGGGTGCCAGGTCGACCTCTCCGGCGGCGTCTCGCTCGGCGGTGACATCTACATCTCGCCGAATTCGGCCTATCCGGAGATCTACCCGAACATCAATCTGGTGCCGGGCGGGGTCGCGACGGTCAAGTTCGACACCAAGAAGCTCGATCCCACGGCCGGAGCGGTCGGTATCGCCTACAGCGACCGCGCGGTCCAGGTCAGCGGTTGCGCCGGCTACGCGCAGGCGCGGGCCTTCAGCACCCTGACCGTGAAGAACGACCGCGGCTCGGCCGAGGTCACCCTGTACGGCCAGCCCTTCAGCATCGGATGA